In a single window of the Bactrocera dorsalis isolate Fly_Bdor chromosome 2, ASM2337382v1, whole genome shotgun sequence genome:
- the LOC105230459 gene encoding uncharacterized protein DDB_G0283357 produces MELKVWVEGIQRIVCGVTVNTTCQDVVFALAHATGKVGRFTLIERWRNNERLLAPNENPLKLLLEWGEYANDVQFILQRSENKQQQQPTTQRVDNSVANNNNNNNNSNTNNAAVMLRKPLGLSNNNSNSHSNINNNNNTTNNNYNPHQGKSSHLNNLDTNLNISPNLDKPRELKKKSFGHDAKHIENIGIVKGIPQRHNNSSDNNDNNSNNNLHKQQRNASVPNSSPTNTISSHLAPISRSPTTLTDNNNSSALPQLIPRHEKSHSNPTEMPRNHAHAFTDGAGFFHDSQQRNNDGNNNNNSNNIYQQIGAQNSKSINEINLAVVRESLDRRIATNSPDVLYATPHSNNFNNNNSSNSCSSSSSENLLDIYNGNVNRSGGVGGDMPPDLLYKNAPTISANGALVPPPYRDPPPPRNSPLQLQQQQQQQFQTQQFVASGMSNAAVNTFTQDYNNASDYDVDFQRLAGNGNGSSGGGGGSSGSLGSIEESESIFQATQYNDLLQLIKFQREKISAQQLELSKYDAEIVYLENKERDQAQELEAISREITKADQIFRQGSEQLQTLQYVEEENELVKQQEKTLKSEIALLRSKLANCETELLQCKNKIRLLMNDIEVEQRSNATKQKANRQNVERDFLMEMERIQSEIDQAIHNTDTSNKTAENLKKEILLIENAITEKKRQVEQLVNEMKEVNLQSLTVTTSDEIKHFLEGSNKPGSSRRIIGSPRQLENAVPTSKNPHGVWV; encoded by the exons ATGGAACTGAAAGTTTGGGTGGAGGGTATTCAACGGATCGTGTGTGGAGTTACTGTGAACACAACGTGTCAG GATGTGGTATTTGCGCTGGCGCATGCCACTGGAAAAGTAGGCCGCTTTACACTCATTGAACGTTGGCGCAACAATGAGCGCTTGCTGGCGCCAAACGAAAATCCGCTTAAATTATTACTGGAATGGGGTGAATACGCCAATGATGTGCAATTTATACTGCAACGTTCGGAaaataaacagcaacaacagccaaCAACGCAACGTGTAGACAATTCTGtagccaataacaacaataataataataacagtaacaCTAATAATGCAGCTGTGATGTTGCGAAAGCCTTTAGGCTtaagcaataacaatagcaatagTCATAgtaatattaacaacaacaacaatactacgAATAATAACTACAATCCACATCAAGGGAAGTCATCACATTTGAACAATCTggatacaaatttaaatatatcacCAAACCTTGATAAACCGCGTGAATTGAAGAAAAAGAGTTTTGG GCACGATGCaaaacatattgaaaatattggtaTTGTCAAAGGTATACCACAACGTCACAATAACAGTAGTGACAATAATGACaacaatagtaataataatttacataaacaacaACGAAATGCGTCTGTACCAAATTCTTCACCCACTAACACAATTTCGTCACACCTTGCACCCATCTCACGTTCTCCCACTACATTGACTGACAATAATAACTCGTCAGCCTTACCTCAGCTAATCCCTCGCCACGAAAAATCTCATTCAAATCCCACTGAAATGCCCCGAAACCATGCTCATGCATTTACCGATGGTGCTGGATTTTTTCATGACTCACAGCAGAGAAACAATgacggcaacaacaataacaacagcaataatatatATCAACAAATCGGTGCTCAGAACAGCAAGTCAATCAACGAAATTAATTTGGCTGTTGTGCGTGAGTCGCTGGATCGCCGCATAGCCACCAACAGCCCGGACGTGCTGTATGCCACACCGCATAGCAACAActtcaataacaacaatagcagtaaTAGTTGTAGCAGTAGTAGCAGTGAAAATCTCCTTGACATCTACAATGGCAATGTGAATCGCAGCGGTGGCGTTGGTGGTGATATGCCACCGGATTTGCTGTACAAAAATGCGCCAACAATTTCGGCAAACGGCGCACTAGTGCCACCACCTTACCGCGATCCGCCACCACCACGCAATAGCCCGTTACaattgcagcagcaacagcaacaacaattccaAACACAACAATTTGTAGCGAGTGGCATGAGCAATGCAGCTGTGAACACTTTTACACAAGATTACAACAATGCAAGCGATTATGATGTGGACTTTCAGCGCTTAGCTGGAAATGGCAACGGTAGTAGTGGAGGTGGTGGTGGTAGTAGCGGCAGTTTGGGTAGTATTGAGGAGAGCGAGAGCATTTTCCAGGCGACACAGTATAATGATTTATTGCAGCTGATCAAATTTCAACGCGAAAAAATATCTGCGCAACAACTGGAATTGAGTAAA TATGATGCCGAAATagtttatttggaaaataaagAGCGGGATCAAGCGCAAGAGCTTGAAGCGATTTCGCGTGAAATCACGAAAGCCGATCAAATATTTCGTCAGGGCAGTGAGCAA TTACAAACACTACAGTATGTGGAGGAAGAGAATGAGCTGGTGAAACAGCAGGAGAAAACATTAAAATCCGAGATTGCTTTATTACGTTCGAAATTGGCCAATTGCGAAACTGAATTGCTACAGTGCAAAAATAAGATACGCCTGTTGATGAACGATATTGAGGTGGAGCAACGCAGCAATGCCACCAAACAGAAAGCAAATAG GCAAAATGTTGAGCGCGATTTTCTCATGGAGATGGAGCGCATACAAAGCGAAATCGATCAGGCTATACACAACACAGACACGTCTAATAAAACTGCGgagaatttgaaaaaagaaatactatTAATTGAAAATGCGATCACAGAAAAGAAACGACAA GTGGAGCAATTGGTGAATGAGATGAAGGAAGTGAATCTGCAAAGTCTTACCGttacaacatctgatgagattaaacattttttggaag GTTCCAATAAACCCGGTAGCAGTCGTCGTATAATCGGCTCACCAAGGCAATTAGAAAATGCAGTGCCGACCAGCAAGAATCCACATGGCGTTTGGGTATAA